Below is a window of Humulus lupulus chromosome 2, drHumLupu1.1, whole genome shotgun sequence DNA.
CAtcgggagcaatgaatccccattgaagccgtAAATCTGTCTCGGGCATGAGGCCAGATCTACCTCTGTCAATCCAATTGTTGTGAAGGCCGGCTTGAACAGTACATTGACGGAGCTCccatcatccaccaacactcgggatacccttttgttggtgatttgggcatcaatgaccaaggggtcatgatgcgggaaatgaacgtttcgggcatcctcttccgtgaacgtgatgggcaGGTTCATCAACGTCGGGCGCTGGGTAGGAGTTTGGACCAAGGGACATACCTCATGGTCGTGACGAGCTCGCTGAGGTACCATTTCTGATCATTTCGGGATGGTCCTCCTAGATGcgggcctcctgatatggtggccacatgGGCATCTTCCCGTGGAGGCGCGATTCCGGGAGGATATGGCATTACGGGTCCAGGTGCTTACACTATTGGGGGCCCCTGGAGGGCCTGTGCTTCCAAACCGGTAGCGTACCCTCTCTGAGGAGGTCGGTATGATCCAGGTGCCCCTAGGGCCATAGCTTTTTTGGGAGCTACTGGCAGTTCCAAAACCCCTGTTGGCATCCTGGCCCATTGGTGGAGATTCCTCAGTTTGATCaggttctcgatctcatccttcagctgatgACATTCTTCGGTCGTGTGACCCATGTCCTTGTGGTAGGCGCACCTTTTGTTGGTGACCCTCGAATTCTTTCCTTCTTTAAACATGGGGGCTGGCTTCCGGTAATGGACCACGTTGCCTGTTGCTAGGTAGATATTTTCCCGGGTATCCACCAAGTTGGTATATTCCGTGTATTGGGGCTCATACCCttttttcctttatttgatgGCTCATATCGGTTCTGATTCTTACCCGATCTCTTTCCTCAGGAGGGGTTTATGCTTGCCTCAGCTCCTCCAGCTTGAGGTGGTTAAGCACCACCGGGAGTGGAACTATATCCGACGGGTGCCACTCCGTACCCGGAAAATGGAGCTGATGGAGCCGGAGCATACCCCGTTGAAGTAGGCCCATAGACCATCAGAGTCATGAATGGCATCCCAAGGGTCTTAGTGGATCCGGTCGTTGCTAAGGGGTGCCGAATAAATATTTGCCAGATACTGCCCTCTATATTCAGGGAAGGTTTGGGCGGTCGACTGGGTTGTTGGCTGCCACCCAAAGGCTTGGATTCGGGcctcttcccagttgatgaaacCTTGGGCCCTCTTGATGAATTCGTCAAGAGTGACCACCTTGCTGCGCTACATATTGTCTGAGAGAGGGGACCCAGCTCTAATCCCGAACTGGAGAGCCACCAGGCGTTGACCGTCATCCACCTTAGTTTTTTAGGCTTCCTCCATGAAGCGTTGTATGTAAGCCCTAAGGGTTTCTATGGGATGTTTCTTGACATTAGCTAGCGCACTAACTTGCATGTCTACTTTATGGCTGCCGCGAACTGTTTATGAAATATTGACTGCAATTCAGACCAAGACTGGATCGATCCTgccttaagtcttttccaccactcttttGCGGGTTCCGCCACAGTGATTGAGAAACATAGGCACTTGTCGTTGTCGTAGAAGTGAGATACAGTCATCAGGGGATTGTAGCAGGACAAGTGATCTCTAGGGTTTGTGTTCCCGCTATAGGCGGGTAGGTccagcatcttgaacccctttggtAGCACAACATCTAGTATGTGCTTGGCGCATggctccttttcttcttcttcggaATCGAAACCTCCACCTTCTTGTTTCTAGACGAAGCAGTTCATGACTCTTTTAAGagcggccagctgctccatgaacTGTCTGGCCATTCCATCGTCCAAGGGGACTCTCTCGTTCCTCTTGTCGTTGAGGTTATTTCTCAAGTGGCCTCCTCGGGGGTGAATGTTTTCCTTGTGGGCCCTCTCGGGCGTTGAGGCCATCACACAAGTCTACTCAGGAAGTATCGTCTCCTGAATTGATTGCTTCCGGCTCTTCTCTGCGTTTTCGCCCTCTGTGATCCTTGTTCACGGAGGTACTGGGATAAAAGCATCGTTCATGTTCGTCCTATTTAGGGACGTTCCAGGGCTTAGTACCCTGCGATCGCTTCCCCAGTGGATCATTCGGATGATCCCATCCTGGGATAGGATTCATCCATTCTTTCCTAGGGAAATGCCCTGGGTCAGCCCCAGTTCTTGGAATGGGGTGAGCTTTCTTCTGGGGGTTTGTTTTTCCAACAGGATCAACCATTTTAGCTTTTCCTTTCTCATGAGCAGGATTTGATGGGTCGGCTCCAGGATGCGGGGATGGTCCCAGAGGAGGAATAGGGCTAGCGTCGCTTGGTACGTCAGTCCTGATAGGTAGGATAGGCGGTTGCGTTCCTAGAGGAGGAACAGCTGAAGAATTAGCTGCTAATCCTTTGACACCAATAAAGACTTGAAGATCCAGGAAGGACTCTTGCATTTGACGGGTGGCTTCTTTTTGTTCAACTATCCTGGCTTCTTGATCTTGAACCTGTTGTCTCAAGCGAACCACCTCTGGATCCTTCTGTTCAGGATCCATATCCTTCTCGTCAAGATCAATGGGGTTTTTAGCTTTGTGATCCTCATATTACCCTTCATCTTCCTTGTAATAGCCTTCGTCGTAGTCACCCCCATCTCCGAAGTTCTTAGAATCGTCGAGCAGAGGCCCCTGATAAGGTGTGTCCTcaggttggtcttgaggaagcgGTTGGTTGGataatggttctccattgtcttgatGTTGCTGGTGAGCAGGATCGAACACGGTATGCCTAGTGTTCACCATTTTCTCAGATGATTGATATTGATACAAACTTCatttagctctcaatgaaagcaccaaaatgtttatcgaggttttcggaaactagaaatatattaagaagtaaaagatgaaaagaaagaattaaagatcaacaatgagagtttttacgtggttggggcgttaatgaaccttagtccatgagtcaatagtATTAGGCCTTAGAGAATTTtcaacaatggagttttctacaagctttagcagagtaattgcttacaagagaaaaaatgggatccctgctacagtgcacaaccagccctatttataggtatTCAAGCTCAGTGGACTTGGGCTGGATTAATccaggcccaatagggatgtaatcacaaTTTTCTCGTTAATGGatccataatacaaagaatgttacataataaaatgtagttaatctgggcccattgggccgactcaggcatggccaagccttacagctgcccattGTACGTTAGCTCAGACTGGTCTGCGTgagcttctaaggggatcctgggggtaggatctatcagagtagtggcagtactgtttcctaggaatagTGTACGTTCCGTGCATATCCTCTTctgtaggttagttgaggagaccaactaccGGATTTCATGGGGACAGGTCAGAATTGGGGCTAGTTAGGCTTGCCCTATCCGAAAGTCTTGTCCGGGTTTGTTTACTAATGTCCTGGTTCGCTTACTCAAGTCCTGTTTCGTTCACCAGGACTCGGGTTCATTTTCCAAGATGGACATCGTGACACTAAGGATCTCTTCtggattcttgataaggtctATCTCCATCGACTAGTTAGTCTGCCACCTCAGTTGGCATCCCATAGGATATAGATAGGTCAGGACCGGGAAGATGAGTCAGGCTTGCATCTTAGTCACGGTTCCTTTGTTATGCGCGCGCCCATCGAACGTTGTTGGGCTCAATGGTGCTTGGGCTATCTGCGATTTCATCCTTCCCCATTCACCATGTTCAGGATGGGCCTGGACCTCTTAAGAGGGCCCACGGACCCTttgggtcatgccacgtgtcactggtggaaaacagggataacaaatggaaacaagttaatctagacaacaaattcattaagcaaggttctattcttcatcataattaaaagatcggtcacaataccttaattgtaattcatcactctacttagaatctcaaactattaggtgaatatcaATTCTAAGTTGAtaatagaacaatgcaaaaccctaattagtggccatctaaacaaggtCTTACAAGATTCAtagcattcaaatagaaaaaaaaaatataagcaaATTAATATAAGGGAATGAAAGGAATAAAAtttatcaatgcattcaagatctcatgtctagggttttgaaataacccttaacctaaaatgaaactactccataatctaATTCAtgatcacaaacataaatattcaatgaaaataaagaagtttagagaagaaagaaaatctagattgaagaatatagatgacgATGTCTTTTCTTCTCCTATGCCGCTCTAGACTCTAAAATTTGCAATCCAATGTTATTctaaaaattaaccctaataCCTTTTATATCCCCTTGAAGAAAATTTTAATCTCTGGTCGCGGCCACAAGAGTCGATTTGGTGCATTTATCGGGCTCGGGCCGTGGCAAGTGGTTTATAATGGTCACGGCCACTGCGTTCTATCCCCCATGTCGTGGCCTGGAATAAGGCTGCCCGCGGCCaatgaccattttcagcacacgtgcttttttcttcattttttttcgtGTTTCTTCAACTGCAGCCACTGAtggtattttaaccataacttcctcAATCTAGCTCGGAATTGGACGATTCAAAAAGCGATGAAAATCTAAGAAAAagatctaaaacttgtatttctagaAAGATTCCAAAAAGAGCAATTGGAAAATTGTCAAAATCAAGTGTGCAGTTTCATACTTGTAATTCTGAGCTTAACCATTACATGTAAAAATCTAGAATTCATTAtttttcatccaaatgtcttggaaattctaaaaacacaaaataaactaattaaacatatataaataaataaaacaagtgtgtaatcatagaagaataatgaattaaaaatagacaaatttaaTACTTATCACTTGTCATAGTATGTCGAGATAGTAATGGAGTTGTCTGGGCGTATGTTGGGTGTCCAATGAAGGCCAAGTTTGGTCCTTTGGTAGCTGAAATCAATACCTTACTAAAAGGGGCAATTGTTGCTAGAAGAATGGGGCATAGCTCAATTGTTTTATAATCAGACTACCTCAATGCAATCAACCACCCCAAGAATAAAATATTCGAATGCCTTCTACTATGGTATGGTAGCTAGTGATATTCATGCCAAATGTAATGCTTTACCAATATTAGTTAGTCATTGTCCAAGGGAAGCTAATTGAATGGCTCACTCTATTGCAAAATTAGCTCTCTCTAAGGATTCTGATCGTATTTGGTGGCCTGGCTATCTCAATTATGTTGTAAACACTGCTTTGGATGATATTTAGTCTTGCTAATGAAATTATTCCCTTAAAAATGATACATTTTTAttgattaatgaaaaaaaaaaacgtatcattaatgaggaatataatttgagaatattaatgaaaaaaaaaatatggaagaagaaaaaaataatagagCAAATAGACCCAAGGTACATTTTTATGTTTATACAAGTCTATGTCATGGTCAAATAGAATGACCCTTGATAGCAAGGTGTTGGAAACAGAAggctttaaatataatttttccatctTATCCCATAATCCTTTTGCCGTAGTCTCTGAAGTCAATTTCCTCCGTACTCCATTTGATAGGTACATGATTATGGTGTAGCAGGCCATTTCTTCTATCTCAGCTATTTCTTCAGGTTTCTTATCAGCCAGCAACTTCTGATCTCCAAGAATCTTGGCTACTTTCTGGTGTACCAAAATTCATTTAAAACTTTCTCTCCACAATGAGAAATCATTTGTACCATCAAATTTCGCAAGCTCGAACTTGGCCATGGTTGACATAGTCCTCTAGCTTGTGTTCTGTATCAGTTGTATTGCGGAAGCTCTAGGATCTTGAACTTTCTTCTCCCGTTTTGATCTGAAACTTGGCTCTGATTTTCCACCTGATTTTTCCATACTTTAAATTTTTCTAGACATTCATCTTTAGTCCTAAGTAAATATACCCAAGCACATCTAGAATAATCATCTACTATAGATAGAAAGTAATGCTTACCTGAGTGTGTTGGTATTTTGCTAGGCCCCCATAAATCCGAGTGAATGTACTCCGAGACTCCTTTGGTATTGTGCTTTGCTGCAGTGAATTTAATTTTATGCAGCTTTCCAAATACACATGCTTCACAAAAAGGTAATGCACAGGTCTTCAACCTGTCTATGCTTCCTTGTTTGTGAAGCTCTCTCAGCCCCTGCTCACTGATATGTCTCATCCGTTGGTGCCACAGAAGCATTCCACTTTCCTGAGTCTTAACAACAGATGCTTCAGCAATTACTACAGTTTCTCCTTCTAGTACATACAATCCATTAACTTTCTTCCCTTTCATCACTACTAGAGAGCCACTAGTGATTTTCAAGATGTCATTTGTAGACTTGTAGCTGTATCCATCATCTTTCAAAGATCCAAGAGAAATCAAGTTTCTCCTCAATTCTAGTATATGCCTCACATTTGTCAATACCTTGACCTCACCATTAAATTGTTTAACAGCTACCTTGCCAATGCCATAGACCCTGCAAGAAACATTATTACCCATTAGTACTTTACCaccattaatttctttataatcaaAAAATGATTCTTGATTGGGACACATATGGAATGTTCATCCCGAATCAAGAATCCACTCCCTTGTCATGGCGGTTTTTGAGATGGAGAAAAGTTCTCCTTCTGAGACACATTCATCTTCTCCTTCTACTACAGCAGCTAAATCATTTCGAGACTTCATTCCTTGTTGGTGTTTGTTCTCATTATGAAATTGATTGTAGATGGGTCTTCTCTGGTCCTGGTTTGATCTGGACCCTTGTTGATTTCTTAACAGATTGCAAAATCTCTTGATATGTCCTGCCTTTCCACAGTGGTAACATGTTCTTGAATCCTTTCCTCTTGATTTAGAACGTGAGTGAAATGGTGTATGGCTTCTTGAAGAGCTTCTCTTTGTTGATCTTCCACGAACAAAGTAAGCTTCATCCTTCTTGGATTCTTTCTCCAACTGAAGTTCAAAATCTTTGGACTTCAATGCTCCAAGGACTCCATCTAGTGAGATGATATCTCTTCCATACTTTATTGCAGCTTTCACTTTTTGGTATGCCATTGGTAATGAGCGCAACAAGATTATTGCTTGGCTTTCCTCATCCACCTTGTGCTCGACATTTGCCAAACCTGCAATGATTTTATTGAATTTGTCAATGTTTTCATCTAAAGACATAACAAGATTCATTCTAAAACAACAAATGGACATTGCATATGTTGGAAGTCCAACTATAGTCAGTGGTGTCATTATCAACAACTGAAGCTGAGTTCATGGCCACCACCGAAGCATTCATAGAGGCAATATGGTTCAAGGAATGTTACAAGAGCTGAAGATGATGAAAGGTAAAGCTAAGATATACTCATATAGTCAATCTTCATATCACCTCTGTAAAAATCAAACAAACTCTAGAATTAAGACTCTTAGAACCGATAATGGCTTAGAATTTATAAATCATGAGTTTGACATGTTGTGCAATGAGTATGGTATCACTAGACATAGGACAGTAGTTAGTACTCCAGAACAGAATGGAGTTGCTGAGAGGATGAATCGTACTCTACTGAATAAGGTTAGGTGTATGCTAGTAAGTTCTGGGTTGTCTAAATCTTATTGGGGAGAAGCACTTGCCACTGCATGTTATTTGATAAATAGGAGTCCTAACAGATCTATAGATTTGAAAACTCCATATGAAATGTGGTATGGAAAAGCCCTAAGCTTGAAACATTTGAGAGTTTTTGATTGTGCAGCATATGCACACCAGTCCAATGATAAACTAGGCACTAGATATGTCAAGGGAATTTTTCTTTGTTACCCTATAGGAACTAAAGGTTATAGACTTTGTGCTAATCAAAATGGTAagcctaaaattataatttcaagaaATTTTATCTTTAATGAGCATGATTTTCCTCACTTGAAAGCTGAGATAGTTAGTGTTTCAAATGATGCAGGTGGAACAAGTGAAAGGAACATGGCTGAGTTTGAAGTTAAGCTGAGAAACTTTGAAGGAAATACTCAAGCTACTGCTGATATGAATGACCAAAGTGAATCTGAAACTGAGCTAGATGCAACAGAACAACAACCTGATCTATCTGCGTATCAACTGGCAAGAGATCGAGAGAGAAGAGTTATACAATCTCCAGCAAGATATGCTGAAGCTGACTTGGTGGCTTGTGCACTTGCATCAGTGCAGCAaaaacagaacatgggatttagTTGCAAAACCAAAAGGTCAGAAAGTGATTTCatgtaaatggattttcaaggtGAAGGAAGGTCTGAGTAAAGATGATCCTTTGAGGTTCAAAGCAAGGCTCGTCGCAAAGGGGTttacacaagtggaaggaatcgATTTCAATGAAGTGTTCTCACCTGTAGTAAAGTATAAGACTATAAGATTGATGCTATCTCTTGCAGCACAACAAAATTTAGAAGTAGAACAACTTGATGTCAAGACTGCCTTCTTAAATGGTTTTATAGAGGAGGACATTTATATGCATCAACCACCTAGTTTTCAGGTGGAATCAAGCAACAAAAAGATGGTGTGCAAGCTTAGAAGGTCACTGTATGGACTTAAACAGTCACCACGACAATGGAATAAGAGATTTGACACCTATGTTCAAGACATTGGATTTGTTAGATCAAAGTTTGATCATTGCCTATACTACAAAAATCTTGAGCAATTTACTTCAGTTTTTCTCttactatatgtagatgatatgctcaTTATGGGGAAGGACAAGACAGTGATAAAAGGCATCAAAGACAAGCTGAAAgatgaatttgaaatgaaggagCTCGGTCAAGTCCAAAAGATACTTGGGATAGAAGTGACAAGGAACAGAAAAGATGGGATTCTGAATCTTAAACAAGCAAGTTATATTCAGAGGGCACTTCAGAGATTCAACACGCAGGATTCAAAGAGTGTTTCAGTACCTCTAGGAGGACAACTTGTACTTTCAAAAAATCAAAGTCCAAAGACTATCGAGGAGACAAAGGAAATGGAAAAAGTCCCTTATGCTATGGCACTAGGGTG
It encodes the following:
- the LOC133816359 gene encoding uncharacterized mitochondrial protein AtMg00300-like; translation: MCPNQESFFDYKEINGGKVLMGNNVSCRVYGIGKVAVKQFNGEVKVLTNVRHILELRRNLISLGSLKDDGYSYKSTNDILKITSGSLVVMKGKKVNGLYVLEGETVVIAEASVVKTQESGMLLWHQRMRHISEQGLRELHKQGSIDRLKTCALPFCEACVFGKLHKIKFTAAKHNTKGVSEYIHSDLWGPSKIPTHSGGKSEPSFRSKREKKVQDPRASAIQLIQNTS